Sequence from the Paeniglutamicibacter cryotolerans genome:
ATTCAGCCTGCTTTTCAAAGCAAATGATCTCGGGGATCTCAGCGCCCTGTGCGCGGGCAGACTCGAAGGCCCGTAGCTGTGCCATGCCGCTGGGGCCCGCACCAATGATTCCGACTCGCAATGTCATGCTTTTCTCCTCATTCCCGGATCCGCCTTGCGTCCTGAAGGCAAACGTGAAGCAGCAACCCGGTGCGAGCCATTTCCGGTACGCCAAATGAAGGCCAATCGTCCTTCATCCGGTTTCCGGAGGCGGCTTGAGCGCCTCGCCCGAATCATCAATCCCGATCGCGGGAGAGTGGGCGACAAATGCAGTGAGGGCTAGCTGAAAATGCCCGCCCAGCGGCTTCGTCCGACCCACCTGGGATCCGAATCCAGGAGGTGGGCCTATATCCCTCATAACAGCATTTCATACGGTCGAATGTCAAATATCGATCGTTGAAATTTTGGTTAATTTGAGTAAATTGAAAAGTGTCAAATTGTTATATTCGACGATTAATTAAACAATTCTGACGTGGGTCGATGTCCCGAATCACGCGGGCGGGAACGGTTCCCCGACCCAGCCTCTGCCTGCTCCGCCTGTAGGGAAAGTCACCAGCCCGATGTTCTGACTGGGAGTTTCGTGGGAAACCCCTCAGCTGGGTGTGATAAGCACAGCTTTGCTGCAGGGGGCACAATGGTGACGAGCGAGCCGATGCCGACGAAATGCCGTTCAGCTACATGAGCGCATGCCGGCGGGTGGGAAGTAACGATTCCACCCCTGAAAATTCGGAGGGAACCACCTTCCGTTTCCCCTCAGCGCCATGTTGAGTCCCGGCGCGGGTTGAGTGCGGAAACGGCGATTGCCCCGACCAAGCTGAATTTCAGGACGGCGGCGGCGTCGTTGGCGGTCATCGTCCCGACCGTCAATTTCCAGCGGGAAAGGTTCCTGAAGGTCCTGCTGCCGGCGGCGCTGAAAATTTCCCGTGGAATGCGCAGCGCCTACATCGGTGAGGAATCCCGACGCCCGAAAACGATTGTTCCGGGACGGCAAAAAGCCGCCGGAGGGATGCTCCCCTCCGACGGCCCGATGCCGGGTGACGCCTACTTGGCGTAGGTGATCGTCCAGCAGCGCTCTTCGCGGTCCCAGCGGACCGTCTCGTCGCGCAGCTTGCGGAAGGCCTTGAGCACCTCGCGGTTGATGGCCGGGTGACCGTTTTCGTTCGTGTAGACCCACTCGTCGCCGAAGGCCTCGGCGATGCGTGGCACCACGGATTCCTGGCTGACTGTCTTCTCTTCGTGGATCAGGTCAAGGATCCACTGGGCGATTTCTGGTGCATTGTTCATTGAATAAGGGTACGGGGCGCCGGGCCCTACCGCGCACCACCGAGGAAGGCTCGCAGCGAGGAAACGGCGGCCCGCACCCCGGTGGCGAGCGTCGGCTCGATCTCCGGACCGAAGAACGGGGAGTGGTTGACCGGCGGAGTTCCCTTGGACAGGTCGAATCCACCGAACATCCAATACGCCGATGGAACGCCGATGGCATCGGCCAGGTGGCCGAAGTCCTCGCTGCCCATCATCGGAGCCGATTCGTGGATCGCCTGCTCTCCGAGCTCGTCCCGCAGGGCTAGCGTGACCCTCATGACGGTATCGGGGTCGTTGTAGCAGCGCGGGAAGGTATAGATCTCCTCGATGAGCGGTGCCGGGGCGTTGGAAGCAAGGGCCTCGGCCTGAATGATCCTGGTGATGGCGGCCAGCACCTGGTCGCGAACGTCCTGGGTGAAGGTCCTGATGTTCAAGGTGAACTCGGCACGGTCCGGAATGATGTTTTCCTTCAGTCCCGCATGGAACGTGCCCGAGGTGATAACGGCGGGGGAGGTGGGATCCAGCTCGCGCGAAACGATGGTCTGCAGCCGCGTGATCATGTGGGCCCCGAGCACTATCGGATCGATGCTCGACTGTGGCTGCGAGCCGTGGGACTGGCGCCCGAAAACGGTGACCCGCAGGGCATCCGCCATCGCCATTGCCGTGCCCGAGGAAATGGTGATCTCCCCGGCCTGCGCCGGCATCACGTGTTGCCCCAGCACCACGTCCGGCCGTGGGGCCTTGTCCCACAACCCGTCATCGACCATGGCCCTTGCCCCCGCAGCGGTCTCCTCGCCCGGCTGGAAGACGAGCACCAGGGTTCCGGACCAGGATGCGGTATCGCGGGACAGCAGCTTCGCCGCAGTGAGCAGCGAGGTGACGTGGGTGTCATGGCCGCAGCCGTGCATGACTGGCACGGCGGTTCCGTCCTCCAAGGTCCCGGTAGCGGTGCTGGCGTAGTCCAGCCCGGTGTCCTCGGCGATTGGCAGTCCGTCGGTGTCGGCGCGGAAGGCCACCACCGGGCCCTCCCCGTTTTCGATCACCCCGACCACGCCGGTTCCCCCGCAACGGAAGTTTTCGATGCCCAAGGCGTCGAGCTGTGCGGCAATGTAGTTGGCCGTCTCGTGTTCCTGCATCGAGAGCTCAGGATGGGTGTGCAGGTGGATGTACATCTGGTGCATCGCCGTGGTGTCGGCGTCGGTGAGCAGCGTCTCGGTGATGGTGTTTTCCATGGTGTTAGCGAACCTCGTTTTCCTGGATGGCGGGGATGTCCTCGATTGCAGCCGTGTGGTCGATATTGCGGTTGCGAAGGAACCAGGAGGCCAGGATGGTGCAGACCACGACGATGGCCGTGGCGAACATGGCGGCCTTCGGGAGCGCCGGAACCAGGGCGAACTGGACGACCAGTGCCAGTGCGAGGGCGATGACTGTTGGGCGGATCTGCTTCATGGTGGCGATGCACTGGATCAGCACGGCACCCATCAGGGCGGGCAGGATGTAGAGCCTGGCTACCTCGATGAGTCCGGGTGGGATCCGGGTCATCAGCCAGGTGCCGAGCAGGCCCACGAAGATCAGCAGCGAGGTCAGGTGGACGGTTGCCGCGCCGCAGATGGCCATCACGGCTGCGAGGTCGCCACGCTTGGTTCCGGGACGGGCGCCGATGCTGGATTGGGCGACGATGGCTGCCGGGAGCAGCTTGTTGGAGATGTTGCCGATCATGAACGCCTGGTACATGGCGGCCGATCCGAGGATCGGGAAGTAGGTCAGCGGTTCGACGATCCAGAACACGCCGAAGGTCGCGGCAACGGCAAGGAAGGCGATCCAGATTTGACCGGAGGTGATGTCGAGGCCGCCGAAGACGACGAGGTAGATGGGTCCGATCAGCGAGAGGACCAGGCCGGCGAGCATCGTGATTCGCCCCCAGCGGGAAGTCGACGCTTCAAACGCGGCCATGCCGGCTTCGGCGCGGTCCAGTGATTGCGTGCTCATGGTGTCGTTCCTTTCAGGTGGGGGGCTAGGAGGTGTGGGCGACGAAGGCGACGGCCAAGGCGACGATGATGGCGAAGCCCAGCGCCCATTCCTTGAGCCAACTGGCATGGAGCTTCTTGGCCAGGAGCAGGCAGCCGGTCATGACGGCCGCTGAGACCAGCAGGGTGATCAGGTGGACCCAGGATTTCGGCATTTCGGCGATGGCCAGCATGGAGAAGGCGCCTAGCAGTGCCGCGCACGGGATGATCGCCATTGCGGCCGGGCTGACCTGAGCCAGGCGCTTGCCGCCGCGCTTCAGGATCGGGGTGAGCAGCAGCGTGGCGAGCATCCACATGCCGCCGCTCAGGCTCATGGCCATGAAGGCCACGGCAAAGACCTGCTGGGTGTAGTCGTGCCCGCCGAGCGTGGCGCCCATCGATGTTGCGGCGATTCCGGCGGAGGCGGTTTCGGTGGCAGCGGAGCCGATCAGCCCGATGCGCACCAGGACGGCCGGTGTCCCGAAGAGGGCCAGCAGGGCGATCGCCACCAGGACCACGGCGAGCGAGGGACCGATGGAGGCAACGGCGCCGGCGCGGAAGGCCCCGGAGAGTTCCTTCGCGGGCATTCCGATCTCGGGTGCCGTGCGGCGGGCCGCCTTGATGTAGATGAAGGTCTGGACGAAGATCACGGCGAAGACGCCCAGGGCGCAGGCCCACACGAGCGGGGAATTGGCCACGGCCATGATGTCCGTGGAGCCGGCTGCGGCCGGAACGTGAATGCTCAGTGGGTGCATGGACCTTGGCTCTCTGGTGGTGGTTCTCGGAAGAGTGAAAGTGACGCGCGTTACAAGTTGATGCTTCGTAGGCATAACCATCCGGCTCAATGGGAAATATGACAATAGTTGGACGCAATGGCCATATTTGTGGCCATTTCCTCCACCAAACGGGGAATTTGGACAAAAGCTACCGATCCCGTGAAGACTTGGCCAGACTGTGCTGGACAGTAGGAATGAACGAGTGAAGCGGCTGCGAGCCGGGAGCAGGGGGATGGCCATGACCGAACTTCAGGACATGTCGGCAGCGGAGATCACCAAGGGCATCAAGCGCCGCGATTTCTCCGCCCGGGAGGCGCTGGACGCCCAGTACGCACGCATTGCCGAGGTCAACCCGGTCATCAATGCCGTAGTGACCCAGGACCCCGAGGCAGCCTATGCTGCGGCCGCTGCGGCCGATGCCCTGACGGCATCCGGGGCCGACACCGGGATCCTGCATGGGCTGCCGATGACGCACAAGGACACCCACAACACCCGGGGCATGCTCAGCACCCAGGGCTCCCCGATCCTGAAGGGCTTCATCCCTGCCGAGGATGACCTGGTGGTGGCCCGGCTGCGCACCGCCGGAGTCGTGGCATCGGGCAAGAGCAACGTCCCGGAGTTCGGTGCCGGATCACATACCTTCAACGAGGTCTTCGGCACGACGCTGAATCCCTATGACACCACCCGCAGCGCCGGAGGCTCCTCCGGCGGTCTCGGTGCAGCCCTGGCGGCACGCATCCAGCCGCTGGGCGAGGGGTCCGACATGGGTGGATCGCTGCGCATCCCCGCCTCCTTCTGCAACGTGGCGGGACTGCGCCCCTCCTACGGGGTGATCCCGATGCCCTCGCCGGCCAACGCCTGGACCTGGCTGGGACGCACCGGGCCCATGGCCCGCGAAATCTCGGACATCGCGCTGTTCATGTCTGCTGTTGCCGGCCCGTCCGACCTGGTCGCCACCGCCTCGCCGCTGCGCGGTTCGGACTTCGCCGGTGAGCTGGTCGGGGACCTGCGCGGGGTGCGGATCGGCTGGAGCGAGGACTTCGGCATCGGCATGCCGGTGGAACCCGAAGTGCTGGAGGTGCTGCGCCGCCAACTGCGCGTTTTCGAGGAGGCCGGCGCGATCATCGAGCAGGCGGCCCCGGACTTCTCCGAGGCCGATCTGGTCTTCGAACGGGCACGGGCCACCGACTTCGCCGCCGGGCTCGGCCCGCTGGTGCGCAAGCACCGGGAACTGGTCAAGCCGGAGGTCATCTGGAACGTGGAACTGGGCTGGTCCTTGAGCGCCGAACAGCTCATCGAGGCCACTGCAGCACGCACCCGGCTGGAGGCCTCGGTGCGCGGCTTCTTCTCCCGCTACGACGTGTTCCTCAGCCCCGCCGCGCAGGTGCTCCCGTTCGACGCGACACTGCGCTACCCGGCCGCGGTCGACGGCACCGCATCCACTACCTACCTGGACTGGATGCGTTCGGCCTGCGTCCTCTCGGCCACCAGCCTGCCGGTGCTGGCGGTCCCGGCGGGATTCACCGCGTCGGGGCTGCCCGTCGGGTTCCAACTGGCGGTGAACCACTACCGCGATGCCGACCTGCTGCGCTATGGAAAGGCCTTCGAGGACCGGACCCGGGTCGCCGAGGTGCTCCCGGGCCTGCTGGCCCGGGACGCGGCCTCCCGATAGCGGATGCGCAGCCGGCGCATTCGCCACCTAAGGGTGGGGGATGAGCCGGCCCCCGCGCTTGCGGGCCTGGAGCAGGATCGTCGAATCGATTCCGTACGCGTCATCGGCCCAGGCCGGATCGGTGATGAAGGAGTACAGGGCGGCGGTGTCCGGAACCGTCACGTTCGCGACCAGCTGGTAGTCGCCGGCAACAGCCGCCGCATACCTGACCTCGCGGCGCAGGGCCAGTGCCTGCCCGACCTTTTCCACCCGGCTCGGCGCCGAGCGGATCCACAGGAAAGCCTCGACCGGCAGGCCCATGGCGGCCGGTTCAACCAGGGTGCGCACCGTGACCCGGTTATTGCGCAGTAACCAGTCCACGCGTCGTCCGGCAGTCGTCTCGGAAATCCGGACCCGCCGGGCAATGGATTCCAGGCTGGCGCGCCCGTCCTCGACCAGGACGGCAATGATGCGCTCGTCCTGTTCGCTCAGCGGCTCGCGCGAGCTCAGGTCGGTTCCGTCGAAGGTGAACTCGTTATCCATGGCGCGGGATTGCGCGTCGGTGAGCAGGCCCGAGCGCCAGCCGCGGATGGTCCTGAAGTAGCGCAGCACCGGGTAGCTCACCGCACGGACCAACCCGACGGTTGCCGGAATTTCCGTGGTGAGCACGCTCGATACGGCAGCGGGGTCCAGGTTCAGCTCGGCCACGGCATCCGCGCCACCGGTCATTAGGTAGCTGTAGGTGGTGTCGGGGCGTTGGGCGAGCGCCTCGGCGGCCACCCGGCTGGTGCCCGGTGAGCATTCAAGGCGCAGCAGCGTCGTGCTGCTGCGCACTCCCATGCCGGCGACAGTCACGACGCCCGAGGAAAGCAGCTCGGCACCGTGCCGTGCCACGGTGCGTTCGGGCTCCTCCAGGACCGTGGCGATCTTGCGCCACGTGGCCCGGCCGTCGATCTGCAGGGCCGCAATGATCAGTCGTTCCAGGTCGTTCAACGTCCGCTGCACTGTGGGTTCGCTTTCTTGAGCTCTCAGCCGGTGGTGCTCCTTATCCGATACTAGGACCCGGTGCGGTATCCGGGGCGGATCAGTGCCCCAACAGTCGGAATTTGGCCCGGCGTTGATCCAGCCGCTGCTCGGCCGGGGTGGCGCAGGCAAGCGCCAGCTCGTACTCGATGGCGGTGGCCATGCGCACGCAGAATTCACGCGGTTCAGCCGCCGCATCCGGGCGCTCGTCGACCACGTGGTCAACCAGCCCGATGCGTCTGAGCGAGGCGACCTCCACGCCCTGGTCCGCGGCGATCTGCGGGGCGAACTCGGTGCTGCGGTGGATGATCGCGCTGGCACCCTCCGGCGGCAACGGCGAAAGCCAGGCGTGTTCGGCGGCGATGATCCGATCCGCCGGCAGCAGCGCGAGTGCCCCGCCCCCGGTGCCCTGGCCCAGCAGCACCGCCACCGAGGGGGCGCGCAGCCCGATCAGCGAGTTCAGCGAGCGGGCGATCTCCCCGGCCAGCCCGCCCTCCTCCGCCTCCTTGGACAGGGCGGCGCCGGCGGTGTCGATGACGGTGAGCAGCGGCAGCTTCAATTCCTCGGCCAATTGCATGCCGCGCCGCGCCTCGCGCAGCGATGCCGGACCCATGGCCGGGCCATCGGCATGGCGCGGGCGCTGGTGGCCCAGCACGATGCATGATTGCGAGCCGAACCGGGCCAGCGCCAGCGAGAGCCCGGGATCGTTTTCACCCTGCCCGGTGCCGTTCAGCGGCAGTGCCTCAGCGGCGCCGGCGGCCAGCAACATGCGCAGGTCCGGGCGGCGCGGGTTGCGGCTGATGAGAATCGATTGCCAGGCGGTGGCCGGACCCGGAACAACATCCAGGGTGTCGGGCCGGGCGCGGACGCCGGAATGAGTGACCGGCAGCAGGATGCGCAGGGCCTTCTCGATGATCTCCGGCAGCTCGGCGGGCGGGACCACGGCGTCGATCAGGCCCTTGCGGTAGAGGTTCTCGGACGTCTGGACATTGGGCGGGAACGGCGTGCCGGTCATCGTCTCGAAGACCCGCGGGCCCAGGAAGCCCAATAGCGCTCCGGGTTCGGCGACGCTCATATGCCCGAGCGAACCCCAGGAGGCCATCACTCCGCCGGTGGTGGGGTTGCGCAGGTAGACCAGGTAGGGCAGCCCGGCCTCCTTGTGTCGGCGCACCGCATCGGTAATGGACACCATGCCCAGGAACGCGAGTGTTCCCTCCTGCATCCGGGTGCCGCCGGAGGCCGGTCCGGCCAGCAGCGGCAGCCGTGCCGCCGTGGCCCGCTCGATGGCGTCGGTGATCCGGTTGACCGCCGCCTGGCCGATGGACCCGGCGAGGAAGCGGAACTCGGAAACGATCACAGCGACGCGGCGGCCGCGGATCAGGCCCTCGCCGGTGAGCACCGATTCGTCGGCGCCGGACTTCTCCCGCGCCGCCAGGAGCTCCGCAGCGTAGGTGTCGCTGATCCGCGGCTGTTGCACCGGGGCGTCCCAGGAACTGAAGGACCCCGGGTCCAGCACGGTGTTGATCAGCTCGGTGGCGCTCATGCGCGGGGTCTTGAGTGCCGGGGTGCTCATGGGGTGTGCCCGATTCTGTCTAGCCATTGCCGGATGGAATCCGCGTCGGCATCGAGCAGCGGCGGGGCGGTGTGTGAGGTGCGAGTGGTTTCGGCGGCCGTTGCCGCGTCGAAGAAGCGCAGTGGCGGACCAGGCAGTGAAATGTTGCCCAGTACCGGGTGCTCCACGTCGATGAGCAGGCCCTGGGAAGCCACTTGCTCCCAGGCGTAGACCTCATCCAGCGTGCGGACCTTCCCGGCCGGGATGCCCGCAGCGTCGAGCATGTCCAGCAGTTCTTGAGGGTCGTAGGCCGCGAAGGCCGCCTCGATCTCGGCTACCAGCGCCGGGTGGTTTTCCACCCGGGTGGCGTTGGAGGCGAATTCCGGGCGTTCGGTGTCCAGCCCGAAAGCCGTGGCGAAGGCGAGCCAGAGCTTCTGGCTGCCGACGCTGATCTGCACCTTGCCACCGCGGCAGCCGAACAGCCCGTACGGAGCAATGGAGGGGTGGTGGTTGCCCTGGGCGCGCGGTACCTGTCCGGCGACAGTATTGCGGGTGCCCTGAAAGGCATGCACGCCGATGATGGAGGCCAGCAGCGAGGTGCGCACCACCTGGCCCCTGCCGGTCTTTTCGCGTTCGAGCAGGGCGGCCAGCGCGCCATAGGCCCCGTACATGCCCGAGAGCAGGTCCGCGATCGGAACCCCGACGCGTTGCGGGTCATCGGGTCCGGAACCGGTCAGCGACATCAGGCCGGCCTCGCCCTGCAGGATCTGGTCGTAGCCGCTGCGGTGCGCTTCGGGGCCGTCGTGCCCGAACCCGGTGATGGAGAGGATGACCAGGCGCGGGTTCAGCTCATGCAGCGTCGCCACGTCGAAGCCGAGCCTGTCCAGCACTCCGGTCCTGAAGTTCTCCATCAGCACGTCGGATTCGGCGATGAGCCGGCCCAGCGTGGCCCGGCCCTCGCCGGACTTAAGGTTCAGCGCGATGGATTCCTTGTTCCTGTTGCAGGAGAGGAAATAGGTAGCCTGCTGGTTATCCTCCGGGCCGACGAAGGGCGGTCCCCAGCCCCGGGTGTCGTCGCCGACGCCCGGGGTCTCGACCTTGATGACACGGGCGCCGAGGTCGCCCATCATCATGCCGGCATGCGGTCCGGCCAAAGCGCGGGTCAGGTCAAGCACCGTGTAGCCGGACAGTGGTCCGGCGGTGACTTGATCTTGATCGGGGGCCTGGTGGGTGATGGTGGTCATGGGGAGATCCATTCCGAATGGTGCGGGAAAAACAACTGGCTCACTGGCCTAGCCTCCTAGACACCAGGTGTCCTTGTCAATGGCCGTGTCCGGTAGATTGGGGGAGAGACCTGAATCCTAGGGAGACATTGATGGCGCAGCGCGCGAAGCACGGAACACTGGGCAAGGTCGCGCGCCCGCGCCTCTACGAGCAGCTGATGGAACAGATCCTGGGCTACGTCGAGGCCGAACAATTGGGCCCCGGCGACCACCTGCCGGCCGAGCGGGACCTAGCCGAACGGCTCGGAGTGTCCCGCGCGACGCTCGCCCAGGCGCTGGTCGCGCTCGAGGTGCTCGGCGTCGTGGACGTGCAGCATGGCACCGGCGCCGTGCTGGTCTACCGGCCCGCCATCGCCACCGTCCTGCGCCAGCTGCGTGAACACCAGAACCGGCTCCCGGAAATCGTCGAGGCCCGCAGCACGCTTGAGGTCAAGCTCGCGGGCCTTGCCGCCGAGCGCCGCACCGATGCCGACCTGGCCGCCATCGAGCATGCATTGGGCGTCATGGAGGCGGAGATCAAGGACGGCGGACGTGGTGCCGGTGGAGACGAGCTCTTCCACGAGGCCGTGACGGCGGCGGCTCACTCCGGTGTGCTGGCCCAGCTGATGGCCTTCATCTCCGAAATGGTGCTTGAAACCCGCATCGAGTCCCTGGGCCAGCCCGGCCGTCCCGAGCGCTCGCTGC
This genomic interval carries:
- a CDS encoding DUF6953 family protein, which translates into the protein MNNAPEIAQWILDLIHEEKTVSQESVVPRIAEAFGDEWVYTNENGHPAINREVLKAFRKLRDETVRWDREERCWTITYAK
- a CDS encoding amidohydrolase; the encoded protein is MENTITETLLTDADTTAMHQMYIHLHTHPELSMQEHETANYIAAQLDALGIENFRCGGTGVVGVIENGEGPVVAFRADTDGLPIAEDTGLDYASTATGTLEDGTAVPVMHGCGHDTHVTSLLTAAKLLSRDTASWSGTLVLVFQPGEETAAGARAMVDDGLWDKAPRPDVVLGQHVMPAQAGEITISSGTAMAMADALRVTVFGRQSHGSQPQSSIDPIVLGAHMITRLQTIVSRELDPTSPAVITSGTFHAGLKENIIPDRAEFTLNIRTFTQDVRDQVLAAITRIIQAEALASNAPAPLIEEIYTFPRCYNDPDTVMRVTLALRDELGEQAIHESAPMMGSEDFGHLADAIGVPSAYWMFGGFDLSKGTPPVNHSPFFGPEIEPTLATGVRAAVSSLRAFLGGAR
- a CDS encoding DUF5058 family protein, coding for MHPLSIHVPAAAGSTDIMAVANSPLVWACALGVFAVIFVQTFIYIKAARRTAPEIGMPAKELSGAFRAGAVASIGPSLAVVLVAIALLALFGTPAVLVRIGLIGSAATETASAGIAATSMGATLGGHDYTQQVFAVAFMAMSLSGGMWMLATLLLTPILKRGGKRLAQVSPAAMAIIPCAALLGAFSMLAIAEMPKSWVHLITLLVSAAVMTGCLLLAKKLHASWLKEWALGFAIIVALAVAFVAHTS
- a CDS encoding amidase, translated to MTELQDMSAAEITKGIKRRDFSAREALDAQYARIAEVNPVINAVVTQDPEAAYAAAAAADALTASGADTGILHGLPMTHKDTHNTRGMLSTQGSPILKGFIPAEDDLVVARLRTAGVVASGKSNVPEFGAGSHTFNEVFGTTLNPYDTTRSAGGSSGGLGAALAARIQPLGEGSDMGGSLRIPASFCNVAGLRPSYGVIPMPSPANAWTWLGRTGPMAREISDIALFMSAVAGPSDLVATASPLRGSDFAGELVGDLRGVRIGWSEDFGIGMPVEPEVLEVLRRQLRVFEEAGAIIEQAAPDFSEADLVFERARATDFAAGLGPLVRKHRELVKPEVIWNVELGWSLSAEQLIEATAARTRLEASVRGFFSRYDVFLSPAAQVLPFDATLRYPAAVDGTASTTYLDWMRSACVLSATSLPVLAVPAGFTASGLPVGFQLAVNHYRDADLLRYGKAFEDRTRVAEVLPGLLARDAASR
- a CDS encoding Lrp/AsnC family transcriptional regulator; this translates as MQRTLNDLERLIIAALQIDGRATWRKIATVLEEPERTVARHGAELLSSGVVTVAGMGVRSSTTLLRLECSPGTSRVAAEALAQRPDTTYSYLMTGGADAVAELNLDPAAVSSVLTTEIPATVGLVRAVSYPVLRYFRTIRGWRSGLLTDAQSRAMDNEFTFDGTDLSSREPLSEQDERIIAVLVEDGRASLESIARRVRISETTAGRRVDWLLRNNRVTVRTLVEPAAMGLPVEAFLWIRSAPSRVEKVGQALALRREVRYAAAVAGDYQLVANVTVPDTAALYSFITDPAWADDAYGIDSTILLQARKRGGRLIPHP
- a CDS encoding carboxyl transferase domain-containing protein — its product is MSTPALKTPRMSATELINTVLDPGSFSSWDAPVQQPRISDTYAAELLAAREKSGADESVLTGEGLIRGRRVAVIVSEFRFLAGSIGQAAVNRITDAIERATAARLPLLAGPASGGTRMQEGTLAFLGMVSITDAVRRHKEAGLPYLVYLRNPTTGGVMASWGSLGHMSVAEPGALLGFLGPRVFETMTGTPFPPNVQTSENLYRKGLIDAVVPPAELPEIIEKALRILLPVTHSGVRARPDTLDVVPGPATAWQSILISRNPRRPDLRMLLAAGAAEALPLNGTGQGENDPGLSLALARFGSQSCIVLGHQRPRHADGPAMGPASLREARRGMQLAEELKLPLLTVIDTAGAALSKEAEEGGLAGEIARSLNSLIGLRAPSVAVLLGQGTGGGALALLPADRIIAAEHAWLSPLPPEGASAIIHRSTEFAPQIAADQGVEVASLRRIGLVDHVVDERPDAAAEPREFCVRMATAIEYELALACATPAEQRLDQRRAKFRLLGH
- a CDS encoding CaiB/BaiF CoA transferase family protein, whose protein sequence is MTTITHQAPDQDQVTAGPLSGYTVLDLTRALAGPHAGMMMGDLGARVIKVETPGVGDDTRGWGPPFVGPEDNQQATYFLSCNRNKESIALNLKSGEGRATLGRLIAESDVLMENFRTGVLDRLGFDVATLHELNPRLVILSITGFGHDGPEAHRSGYDQILQGEAGLMSLTGSGPDDPQRVGVPIADLLSGMYGAYGALAALLEREKTGRGQVVRTSLLASIIGVHAFQGTRNTVAGQVPRAQGNHHPSIAPYGLFGCRGGKVQISVGSQKLWLAFATAFGLDTERPEFASNATRVENHPALVAEIEAAFAAYDPQELLDMLDAAGIPAGKVRTLDEVYAWEQVASQGLLIDVEHPVLGNISLPGPPLRFFDAATAAETTRTSHTAPPLLDADADSIRQWLDRIGHTP
- a CDS encoding FadR/GntR family transcriptional regulator — translated: MAQRAKHGTLGKVARPRLYEQLMEQILGYVEAEQLGPGDHLPAERDLAERLGVSRATLAQALVALEVLGVVDVQHGTGAVLVYRPAIATVLRQLREHQNRLPEIVEARSTLEVKLAGLAAERRTDADLAAIEHALGVMEAEIKDGGRGAGGDELFHEAVTAAAHSGVLAQLMAFISEMVLETRIESLGQPGRPERSLQSHGLIAAAIREQNPVAAAAAMQAHIDLVSDVELLK